The DNA window GGCGGCAGATTGTCGACCGAGTAGCCCGAATCGGGCGGCGAATCGTAGAACACGCCGGGCGTGGCCGTCGCCGCGCGCACCATGAAGGTGGTGCGATGGAATCCCGACGCGTTCGAGTCGGCGAGCGTCGGGGCCACGAACACGTACGCGGTATCGCCGTGCGCCGGAAGCGTTCCCATCAAGTCCCAGCCGAGCAGCTCGATGCCGGCGGGCGGGGTCGCCGAGGCGGTCGCCGACCGGGGCGCGAGCTTCAGTCCGAGCTGTGAACTGATCTGCCGGTACACCTCGTAGGACTGAATCGGCGTTCCCGATCCCGCCACGTCGAAAGGACTCGACCGGAATCGCACGCGCACCTGCCCGCCCTGGTCGTTGGTCACGTCGCGGATACTCGCGATCGCCGGACTCGCGCCGCCGACGACGCGCAAGGCCACCGCGGGTGAGAGACTGCCGAAGAAGCCGGGATCGCCCGAAAAAACGGCCGACAGCGAACGATCGCCGAGATAAGGCGCGAACAGCGACAGTGCGGCGACTCCACCGCTCACCGGGGCCGTGCCGAGCAGCGTCGTGCCGTCATAGAAGCGCACGGTGCCGGATGGGGCTCCTGAGCCGGGCGCAGGCACCGAAACGCCCGCGGTGAGCGCAAGCAGCGCGCCCTTCACCGCCGGCCGGGGGGTCGCGCTCAATGACACTCGCGTCCCTTCGAGCGAGAGCAGCACCGACGCTGTTCCCGCGGAGTAATTGGACGTCATCAGGTCCGGCCGTCCGTCACCGTTCAGATCCGAGATCAAAACGCAGCTCGGTCCGTTTCCGGTCGGGAGGTCGGTCCGCAACCAGTTGAGAACCGACGAATTTCCCAGCAGCACCGACACGGAGTTACCCGAGATGTTCGCGGTGACGATGTCCGGATAGCCATCGCCGTTCAGATCACCGATCGCTGCCGTGAACGCGGCGGAGCCGGCCGCCACGTCGAACCTCGACGGGAAGGTACCGGTACCCGTGCCGAGCAGGATGGAGACGGTGTTGTCGAGCGAATTGGCGACCACGAGATCAAGCTTGCCGTCGAGGTTGACGTCGCCGATCGCCACCGAGCCGGGATACCCGCCGACCGAATAGTCCACCTTGGTCGCGAAGGCGCCGCCCCCCGTGCCCATCAGCACCGACACCGAATTGCCATAGTAGTTCGCGGAGACGATATCGGGCTTGCCGTCGCCGTTCAGGTCGGCGACCGCGACCGAGATGGGGTTGGTTCCGGTGGTGTTGACGGTGCCGGTCGGGAAGATGCCGGTGCCGCTGTTGAACAGCACGACGACCGCGTTGGAATTGCCGCTGGCCACCGCGATGTCGGGCTTTCCGTCGCCGTTCAGGTCCGTGACCGCCACCGACTGGGGTTGGGCGCCCGCCCCATAGTCGACCTTGGGCGCGAATCCCCCGGCGCCGTTGCCCAGCAGGACCGAGACGGAATTCGAGCTCGAGCCGTAGTTCGCGACCACCAGATCGAGCTTGCCATCAAGATTGACGTCGCCCACTGCGACCGCGTTCGGCTGGCTGCCGGTGGCGAAATCGGCCTTGGGCCCGAAGGCGCCGCCGCCCGTCCCGAGCCGCACCGAGACGTTGGCCGAGCTGGTGTTGACCGTCGCCATGTCGGGGCGGCCGTCGCCGTTGAAATCGCCGACCGCCGACCACCGTGGACTGGCGTTGGTGGGGTAGTCGACTCGCGGCGCGTAGCTGCTGCCGGAGGAATTGAGCAGGAGGGCCACCGCGGGAGCCCCGAAGTCCGCGACCCCGACGTCGGGTCTTCCGTCGCCGTTCAAGTCGGCAATGGCAACGCCGCTGGGCTGCGGACCCGCTCCGAACACCTGCCTGGGCGCGAATCCGCCGGCGCCGTCTCCGAGGTAGATCGAGACCGCCGAGACGTCGGGGTTGGTGGTGGCCACGTCGACCTTGCCGTCGCCGTTGAGATCGCCGACCGCGATGCCGAAGCAGTTCGAGCTCGAAGCATAGTCGGTGTGCGGGGCGAACCCGCCCGAACCATTTCCCATCAGCACCGAGATTCCCGAGGCCGTGCCGGCGCAGGCCGCGACCAGATCGGGCTTGCCGTCGCCATTGAGATCCGCGATCGCCACCATCCAGGGATTCCCGCCGGTCGCGAACTCGACCTCCGGCGCGAATCCACCGTGGCCGTTTCCAAGGAACACGCCGATGGCGACGCTGTTGATGCAGGCGACCGCCAGATCGGCGAAGCCGTCGCCGTTCAAGTCGCCGGCCGCGATCCCATCCGGGGCGGAGCCGGTGGCCAGGGTGCCGCCCGGCGCAAATCCGCCCGAGCCGTTTCCGAACATGACCGAGACGGTGTTGTCGTTGTTGTTGACGATGGCCAGGTCCGGTTTGCCATCGCCGTTCAGGTCGGCGATCGCGACGCCGATGGGCGCCGTCCCGGTGGTGAAATTGGTTGCAGGGCCGAACCCTCCGGCGCCGTCACCGAGCAGGACCGAAACGGAATTGATGGAGGCCCCGAACTCGCAGGTCACCAGGTCGAGCCTGCCATCACCATTCAGGTCCGCGATCGCCATGGATCTGACCCACGTGGGCACCGGGTAGGTCGCGGCGGGACCAAAGCCGGCCGAGCCGTCGCCAAGGCGCACGGTCACGGCACCGGATGCAGTGCCCGTGATCAGGTCGAGCTTCCCGTCACCATTGAGGTCGGAGAACGCCACGCAGTTCTGCTGACCAGCGATCGAGGGGTAGATCGTGGGGCCGAGGCTCAGGCTCTGAGCGAGCGCGCTCGAATAGAACACGACCAGCAACGAGACCGGTCCGAATAGCAATCGCAGGGTTTTCATGGCAGCACCACCACACGCGCGTCGAGCGCTCTCTGTGCTCGGGTCAAACGCACCAGATAGAGGCCCGCCGGAACGGTGCGTCCCTCGGCCAGATCGATGGAGTGAGGTCCGGGGCCCAGCGCGCCGACGTCGAGCGACGCGAGCCTTCGGCCGCTCACGTCGATCAGGTCGAGCCGCGCCGGCTCGGAGCCGGGAAGGGTGAAGCGGATGTCGAGCCCGGGCCCGTGCGCCGGATTGGGGCGCGCGCCCTCGAGCGCGAAGCCAAAGCTCTCGTCTCCTCGCACGTCGGTCGTCCCGCCCGGCGTGAGCAGGGCGAAGCCGCTCTCGTTGCCGTTCACGTCCACCGCCGAGAGCTTGTAGAAGCGCCCCGCGACTCCAGCATCGGTGTAGCCGGTGTCGCTCGGCGTGGCGATCAGGTTGCCGGGGCCGGGAACGAAGCCCGCCGAGCTGCCGCGGTAGAGCCGGTAGTACCAGAGATCGGGCTCGAGGTTCGCGCCCCAGTGCAGGTGGGACATGCCGCCCGAATAGGCGCCGGTGAACGGCGAGGGAATCGCGGGCGCGAGATTGTCCACCGAA is part of the Candidatus Sulfotelmatobacter sp. genome and encodes:
- a CDS encoding FG-GAP-like repeat-containing protein produces the protein MKTLRLLFGPVSLLVVFYSSALAQSLSLGPTIYPSIAGQQNCVAFSDLNGDGKLDLITGTASGAVTVRLGDGSAGFGPAATYPVPTWVRSMAIADLNGDGRLDLVTCEFGASINSVSVLLGDGAGGFGPATNFTTGTAPIGVAIADLNGDGKPDLAIVNNNDNTVSVMFGNGSGGFAPGGTLATGSAPDGIAAGDLNGDGFADLAVACINSVAIGVFLGNGHGGFAPEVEFATGGNPWMVAIADLNGDGKPDLVAACAGTASGISVLMGNGSGGFAPHTDYASSSNCFGIAVGDLNGDGKVDVATTNPDVSAVSIYLGDGAGGFAPRQVFGAGPQPSGVAIADLNGDGRPDVGVADFGAPAVALLLNSSGSSYAPRVDYPTNASPRWSAVGDFNGDGRPDMATVNTSSANVSVRLGTGGGAFGPKADFATGSQPNAVAVGDVNLDGKLDLVVANYGSSSNSVSVLLGNGAGGFAPKVDYGAGAQPQSVAVTDLNGDGKPDIAVASGNSNAVVVLFNSGTGIFPTGTVNTTGTNPISVAVADLNGDGKPDIVSANYYGNSVSVLMGTGGGAFATKVDYSVGGYPGSVAIGDVNLDGKLDLVVANSLDNTVSILLGTGTGTFPSRFDVAAGSAAFTAAIGDLNGDGYPDIVTANISGNSVSVLLGNSSVLNWLRTDLPTGNGPSCVLISDLNGDGRPDLMTSNYSAGTASVLLSLEGTRVSLSATPRPAVKGALLALTAGVSVPAPGSGAPSGTVRFYDGTTLLGTAPVSGGVAALSLFAPYLGDRSLSAVFSGDPGFFGSLSPAVALRVVGGASPAIASIRDVTNDQGGQVRVRFRSSPFDVAGSGTPIQSYEVYRQISSQLGLKLAPRSATASATPPAGIELLGWDLMGTLPAHGDTAYVFVAPTLADSNASGFHRTTFMVRAATATPGVFYDSPPDSGYSVDNLPP